One region of Sulfurisphaera ohwakuensis genomic DNA includes:
- a CDS encoding HypC/HybG/HupF family hydrogenase formation chaperone, with the protein MCISLPAKVVQIEGMIAFVDYGNGVIEPVINNVDDVKEGDYVVVSYGMIVSKISEEEFKEMIEYEIEMRRLLSSSPQ; encoded by the coding sequence ATGTGTATAAGTTTACCTGCGAAAGTTGTTCAAATTGAAGGAATGATTGCTTTTGTAGATTATGGTAATGGTGTAATAGAGCCGGTGATAAATAATGTTGATGATGTAAAAGAAGGAGATTACGTTGTAGTTAGCTACGGGATGATAGTAAGCAAGATTTCTGAAGAGGAATTTAAAGAAATGATAGAATATGAGATCGAAATGAGAAGACTACTTTCTTCTTCTCCTCAGTAA
- a CDS encoding nickel-dependent hydrogenase large subunit — MSLYDLEIIDLDVYVSEGKIVRARCSGNKIRGFEKSFIGKDANTFYEIIPRILATCSQSHVYVYIKPHINTKVTELLMALEIVDSHLKHPYAYWFPHLIKNEEYSFPSGSKFKKVSLISRRIKEIMEKIGGKWPHTDYLRKEKEIKFNKEELKDVINFVESEVLGMNIEDFLNVKRLEELRGDLKLLVEKGIDALSWGFGLRDYLVVGYPFNGSFDFGKIEDKGIEVMYNNKKVEVGPLAQALTFDELIKTYFNKYGPSPLLREIARIKILAKLLSDIKEIDIHTGTFVANEGEFISFAESIRGSLIHNYEIEGGKIIKYKIVQPTTFIASPGGALESAVVGLPIRNPKEPIELSLTVSSLDTCFITRVNVFENEKIVTTKRIGGFC; from the coding sequence ATGAGTTTATATGATTTAGAGATAATTGATTTAGACGTTTATGTTAGTGAAGGAAAAATAGTTAGAGCTAGATGTTCTGGGAATAAAATAAGAGGTTTTGAAAAATCATTTATTGGAAAAGACGCAAATACTTTCTATGAAATAATCCCTAGAATCTTAGCTACTTGTAGTCAATCTCACGTTTACGTATATATAAAGCCACACATTAATACAAAAGTTACGGAATTACTTATGGCTTTAGAAATAGTAGATAGTCACTTAAAACATCCCTATGCCTATTGGTTTCCACACTTAATTAAAAACGAAGAATATTCTTTCCCTTCGGGCTCAAAATTCAAAAAAGTAAGTTTAATATCTAGACGAATAAAAGAAATAATGGAAAAAATTGGGGGTAAATGGCCACATACTGATTATTTAAGGAAAGAAAAAGAGATTAAGTTTAATAAAGAGGAATTGAAAGACGTAATAAATTTCGTTGAAAGCGAGGTTTTAGGAATGAATATTGAGGATTTCTTGAATGTAAAAAGATTAGAGGAACTTAGGGGTGATCTTAAGTTATTAGTTGAAAAGGGAATTGACGCACTTAGTTGGGGCTTCGGATTAAGGGACTATTTAGTAGTAGGCTATCCATTTAATGGTAGTTTTGATTTTGGTAAAATTGAAGATAAGGGTATTGAAGTAATGTACAATAATAAGAAAGTAGAAGTAGGACCTTTAGCTCAGGCATTAACTTTTGATGAACTAATAAAAACTTACTTTAATAAATATGGACCTTCACCATTACTTAGAGAAATTGCAAGGATTAAAATTTTAGCAAAATTATTAAGTGACATTAAAGAAATTGACATTCATACTGGTACATTTGTAGCTAATGAGGGAGAATTTATATCATTTGCGGAATCAATTAGAGGTTCATTAATACATAATTATGAAATTGAAGGAGGCAAGATTATTAAGTATAAGATAGTTCAACCTACAACTTTTATAGCTTCCCCTGGTGGAGCATTAGAAAGTGCAGTAGTAGGTTTGCCTATAAGAAATCCTAAAGAACCTATTGAGTTGTCATTAACAGTCTCGTCATTAGATACTTGTTTTATAACTAGAGTTAATGTGTTTGAAAACGAAAAAATTGTAACTACAAAAAGAATTGGTGGTTTTTGCTAA
- the hypF gene encoding carbamoyltransferase HypF: MEYSYRIIISGIVQGVGFRPFIYRIATKANVKGYVRNLGGSEVEVRIEGNKEGIAEFMRLLFSKLPPVAEIEEIKIEESEFESFNDFKILASGNEIRTPSQIPPDFAVCDECMKEVLDPNNPRRYKYAFNSCAYCGPRFSMMYKLPYDRENTSMKHFPLCDECKHEYYDPNNERRFDAQGISCNRDGPRLYLETIDGEKVNGDPIELTAKIINEGYIVAVKGIGGFHIAANPFDDDVVLKLRERKNRPQQPFAVMALNLDIIEKYTYISSIERSLLTSPQRPIVLLKKREPYQLSKHISPGLDREGFFLYYTPLHYLLLSNVKNNILIMTSGNKHGFPMCISEECVKKKLKDVVDYVLYHNREIANRVDDSVVRVSSGRIMMLRRSRGYAPTWIRLKRKVKEPIVAVGAELQNVGALAFDDKVVLTQYIGDTDELETLNELDKALSLLISWYNIKPKVIIADKNPAYQSTYLAHKLAERFSADLVQIQHHYAHILSVSADYGYEEGVGIAIDGIGYGDDGNGWGGEIIKFDRERYERKYHLKYIPYVGGDVNALKPERMLALFLSTFMNWDEIRRIVSLGDRELEILEKISKRSTLFTSSTGRVLDAVSAFLGICKYRTYEGEPAMKLEASARGGKILDSLEIPIVGEEIDTTVIFKWLLQNRDKPINDLAITVQYKLGESLVKASLKLNPERILVSGGAAVNEYILKGIIDNSEGVEVLTPRRIPAGDGGIALGQSYYLTFF; this comes from the coding sequence ATGGAGTACAGTTACAGAATTATCATAAGCGGGATTGTTCAAGGCGTGGGATTTAGACCGTTTATTTATAGAATTGCAACTAAGGCTAATGTTAAAGGTTATGTAAGAAATTTGGGTGGAAGTGAGGTAGAAGTACGTATAGAGGGTAATAAAGAAGGGATAGCTGAATTTATGAGATTACTTTTTTCAAAATTACCACCAGTAGCAGAGATAGAGGAAATTAAGATAGAAGAAAGTGAATTTGAATCATTTAATGATTTTAAAATTCTAGCTAGTGGAAATGAGATAAGAACTCCTAGTCAAATTCCCCCAGATTTCGCAGTATGTGATGAATGTATGAAAGAAGTGTTAGACCCTAATAATCCTAGAAGGTATAAGTACGCATTTAATAGTTGTGCATATTGTGGTCCTAGATTTTCTATGATGTACAAATTACCATATGATAGAGAGAACACATCAATGAAGCATTTCCCATTATGCGATGAGTGCAAGCATGAATACTATGATCCTAATAATGAGAGAAGATTTGATGCTCAAGGAATTAGTTGTAATAGGGACGGTCCACGTTTATATCTTGAAACTATAGATGGTGAAAAAGTTAACGGTGATCCTATAGAGCTTACAGCGAAAATAATAAACGAAGGATATATAGTAGCTGTAAAGGGGATTGGAGGTTTTCATATTGCTGCAAATCCCTTTGATGATGATGTAGTATTAAAATTAAGAGAAAGAAAAAATAGGCCTCAACAACCCTTTGCCGTAATGGCTTTGAATCTAGATATAATTGAAAAATATACTTATATATCGTCTATCGAGAGAAGCTTATTAACATCTCCTCAAAGACCTATAGTTCTTCTTAAGAAAAGAGAACCATATCAGTTGTCTAAACATATTTCACCAGGGCTAGATAGAGAAGGGTTCTTCTTATATTATACTCCCCTTCATTATTTACTGTTAAGCAATGTAAAAAATAATATACTTATTATGACCAGTGGGAATAAACATGGTTTTCCTATGTGCATAAGTGAGGAGTGTGTAAAAAAGAAACTCAAAGACGTTGTGGATTATGTTCTTTATCACAATAGAGAAATTGCAAATAGAGTAGATGATAGTGTTGTTCGTGTATCTTCTGGTAGAATAATGATGCTAAGAAGAAGTAGAGGTTATGCACCAACATGGATAAGGTTAAAAAGGAAAGTCAAAGAACCTATAGTTGCTGTTGGCGCAGAGTTACAAAATGTTGGTGCTTTAGCCTTTGATGATAAAGTAGTCTTAACTCAATATATTGGAGATACTGACGAGTTAGAAACTTTAAACGAACTTGATAAAGCTCTCTCTCTTTTAATTTCATGGTATAACATTAAACCTAAAGTAATTATTGCTGATAAGAATCCAGCGTATCAGAGCACTTATTTAGCTCATAAGTTAGCTGAAAGATTTTCAGCAGATTTAGTACAAATTCAACATCATTATGCTCATATATTAAGTGTTTCTGCTGATTATGGTTATGAAGAAGGAGTTGGAATTGCTATTGATGGTATAGGTTATGGTGATGATGGGAATGGTTGGGGAGGTGAGATAATTAAATTTGATAGGGAAAGATATGAGAGAAAATATCATTTAAAGTATATTCCTTATGTAGGAGGTGATGTAAATGCTCTTAAACCAGAAAGAATGTTAGCATTATTTTTATCAACTTTTATGAACTGGGATGAAATTAGGAGAATTGTTAGTTTAGGCGATAGAGAATTAGAAATCCTAGAAAAGATTAGTAAAAGGTCAACATTATTTACGTCAAGCACCGGTAGGGTTCTAGATGCTGTATCAGCATTTCTAGGAATATGTAAATATAGGACTTATGAAGGAGAACCAGCAATGAAACTCGAGGCTTCTGCTAGAGGTGGAAAGATTTTAGATAGCCTTGAAATACCGATTGTTGGAGAGGAAATAGATACTACAGTAATATTTAAATGGCTCTTACAAAATAGAGATAAGCCTATAAATGATTTGGCAATTACTGTTCAATATAAGCTAGGTGAGAGCTTAGTTAAAGCTTCTCTTAAACTAAACCCCGAAAGAATTTTAGTATCTGGCGGTGCAGCTGTAAATGAGTATATTCTTAAAGGGATTATAGATAATTCTGAAGGAGTAGAAGTATTAACTCCAAGAAGGATTCCAGCTGGCGATGGTGGAATAGCTTTGGGACAATCATACTATCTTACCTTCTTTTAG
- a CDS encoding winged helix-turn-helix transcriptional regulator, with the protein MEECCFREDQELCIFYSSRLLELIMKKYTYAILVVLDKYGKLRFNEIQRKILGLTQRTLSIRLKELEKVKLIKRVVEPSEPVKVYYTITTEGKAVKNAMQILVSLANLLDNNKDAYLC; encoded by the coding sequence ATGGAGGAATGTTGCTTTAGAGAAGATCAAGAATTATGTATCTTTTATTCCTCTAGACTTTTAGAATTAATAATGAAAAAATATACATATGCTATCCTAGTAGTTTTAGATAAATATGGGAAATTAAGATTTAATGAAATACAGAGAAAAATTCTAGGTTTAACACAAAGAACTTTATCTATAAGATTAAAAGAACTTGAAAAAGTGAAGTTAATCAAGCGAGTCGTAGAGCCTTCAGAACCAGTGAAGGTGTATTATACTATAACTACTGAAGGGAAGGCAGTTAAAAATGCAATGCAAATTTTAGTTAGCTTAGCTAATTTATTAGATAATAATAAGGACGCTTACTTATGTTGA
- a CDS encoding nickel-dependent hydrogenase large subunit codes for MSSKIISPFNRVEGDLDVEVKFERNKVVDAKIISRLFRGIEIILKGKNPLDALVITPRVCGICGASHLYASASALDMIYNAEVPINAIRLRNVLSMAETCQNDLRHTYFMFLIDVLNNKYRDYANFEEVIRRWAPIQGSSYKECFRWSKKYTEVYAIFGGQWPHGSAIVPGGITADPLPNEIQRAISILLDIKRNYLEKVILGGPIDQFLDTVKSYNDLLQWAEDYKEGDLAKILEFGLEANWHKLGYGSGIMLSYGHLPIEEYVGIPRKKYFKPGIYFAKEKEYKEFDQRNVLEFVNSSYYIYSKGDQAGLHPFEGETNPNLDEKNKNKYSLTKCFRYKLDGKLIAPEAGALAMLTVSGNPLILDLIDKIGPSVLSRVIARLVRVLIYNELMLQELNSFEFGKPTYKKPSEVKEGMGYGLVEAPRGALGHWVVVKNEKILNYQIVTPTQINMSPEDPLGNKSHMALALIGTEVSDVNNPIEVHHIVRSHDACMVCNVHMLKLI; via the coding sequence TTGAGTAGTAAAATAATTTCTCCATTTAATAGGGTTGAAGGAGATTTAGATGTTGAGGTGAAATTTGAGAGAAATAAAGTTGTTGATGCCAAAATTATCTCAAGATTGTTTAGAGGTATAGAAATAATTCTCAAAGGGAAGAATCCTTTAGACGCTTTGGTTATTACTCCTAGAGTTTGTGGTATTTGTGGTGCCTCGCATTTATATGCATCAGCTTCAGCCCTTGACATGATCTACAATGCTGAAGTTCCAATTAACGCAATAAGGTTAAGAAATGTATTAAGTATGGCAGAGACTTGTCAGAATGATCTTAGACATACTTATTTTATGTTTTTGATCGATGTTCTAAATAATAAATACCGTGATTATGCGAATTTTGAAGAAGTTATAAGGAGATGGGCTCCTATTCAAGGTTCGTCTTATAAGGAATGTTTTAGATGGTCGAAAAAATATACTGAGGTTTATGCTATATTTGGTGGTCAATGGCCTCATGGTTCAGCTATTGTTCCAGGAGGTATAACAGCTGATCCTTTACCAAATGAAATTCAGAGAGCTATCTCCATACTGTTAGATATAAAGAGGAATTATCTAGAAAAGGTAATTTTAGGAGGTCCTATAGATCAATTCTTAGATACTGTTAAAAGTTATAATGATTTACTACAATGGGCTGAAGATTACAAGGAGGGAGATTTAGCTAAAATACTGGAGTTTGGATTAGAGGCTAACTGGCATAAATTAGGTTATGGTTCTGGAATAATGTTGAGTTATGGTCATTTACCAATTGAGGAATATGTTGGTATTCCAAGAAAGAAGTATTTTAAACCTGGAATTTATTTTGCAAAAGAGAAAGAGTACAAAGAGTTTGATCAGCGTAATGTTCTAGAGTTCGTAAACTCTTCCTATTACATTTATAGTAAGGGAGATCAAGCGGGTTTACACCCATTCGAGGGTGAGACGAATCCCAATTTAGATGAGAAGAATAAAAACAAATATTCGTTAACTAAATGCTTTAGATATAAACTGGATGGTAAACTTATAGCTCCGGAAGCAGGTGCTTTAGCAATGTTAACTGTGTCTGGTAATCCACTAATTTTAGATCTTATAGATAAGATAGGACCTAGTGTTCTTTCTAGAGTTATAGCTAGATTAGTTAGGGTTTTAATTTATAACGAGTTGATGCTTCAAGAGCTAAATAGTTTTGAGTTCGGTAAACCTACATACAAGAAGCCTTCAGAGGTTAAGGAAGGTATGGGTTATGGTTTGGTTGAAGCACCTAGGGGTGCTTTAGGACATTGGGTTGTAGTAAAGAATGAGAAAATTTTGAATTATCAAATTGTGACTCCTACACAAATTAATATGAGCCCTGAAGACCCTTTAGGTAATAAGAGTCATATGGCTTTAGCATTAATAGGTACTGAAGTCTCTGATGTTAATAATCCTATAGAAGTTCATCACATAGTTAGGAGTCATGATGCATGTATGGTATGCAATGTTCACATGTTAAAACTTATTTAG